The segment AACAGACACAAGCGAAAACGAGAAGCGACGAAGTTGAATCTGGTGCAGGGGACAGGACATGTAACTCAATGACGCGGATTACTTGGAACTTGCTCAAAATTCTACTACAGTAGGTGTTCAAAAGTCTGCGAGCACCCCATCCAGTGCGAATAGCACACATTATTACGTGCATGGTGTtatttatatagtatatattttactatatatttaaagtattataattatagtaaAAAAATATCTAAAAATatctaaaaatataatatatatatattaaataaaattctattataaatataagattatatatttttattaaattttattatttaggGTCTTGATAGCAGAAGAATGACTTGGATAGAGAGGAACAGGACCGACTTGGAATGTGGGCGAGACCACGCAGATATACTGCGTGTGTGGGCATTTTAGGTTTTCGGTGTGACTCGGCGTGAGTCACGGGCGCGAACTACAACACACAAGGTTTGCCTCTATAATGAcggtggctgaggctatcgcgagatggccttggctagcggccgcggcgcggcACCAATTGCGCTGGTACGTCTGATGCGTCACGATGCGTAGACGgtctacttttctagtctcctactgtccttggcctggtacagcctaatactgttttagattttacgcttacACGATACCTGTATCATGCgtgtaatttcatttgactacagagcgaatcAACCAcaaattaaaaaaaattttattattttaatatatattttttaaaaacctaaCTTTATAGCCCCATAATAAGGGTGCTCGCAGACTTTTGAACACCTACTTTACGTACAACAAAAAGAGACTGCAGATGAGAAATGAAAGATGCCCAGGTCGATTTCAAGGTGTACACACTTTTAGTAGACATGCATGGAAGATGTAACCAGAGGCATGTTGATCATCATATCCAATTTATGTGTGTTtgacgcatcgcgatgcgttcTTGGTATATCGCGCGGTCAGCTACGGTTCCGTAGTCTGGTACGGCTGGTCTTGATTGATCATTTAGCccttttcttatattaacttaatcATACCCAGTTTATTTGATAACGTCTTTGCTTCGCCCTGACCAGAAACGCCAATCATGCCCTCGTTTTGCAAATGCGTATCGACACGAAATCTCCGTCATGTGTGTCACGTTGCCGTTCCTATATCCACGGCCAAATGAAATCAAACCACGTCATGAAAAATGAATCCCCTCCTCGTTGAATGCAAACAACAGACGCAAAAAGTCATTCTCATCGCACTTGCCAGCTCGCTTGTCAGCTAACTCGGTAACATCCTCCAGCACCTTGCGAATCTTTTCCCGAACCAGCTCCGCcacctttgtcttcttgcGCTTGCTCTTGGTCTTGGGCGCACTGCCGGCCGACCTGGTCATCTGCTTGAAAAAATCTGgcgcatcgtcgtcatccacaTCCATGCCATCGCCCTCCTCGGCACCCaggccagcaccagcaccagcatccGTGTCCATTTCCTCTTCTGCGTCGTCACCCTCGACGAGGGTCTCATCCACAGCGACGCCATTCATCGCACACCACGTCCGGTAATTCTTCTCAACCATGGTCAATACCTCCCTTGTGCCTAGCCAACTTGCCCGCAGGGTCTTGTTCTTCCTGACAAAGCATACGCGTAGCAGGCCGTCCCATTCGTCCCAGCTTACATTGGGTCTGTCTTTGCCGACTTTTGGTTCAATCCGCACCACGGAGGATTCGACTTGCGGTGGAGGGCGGAAGTTGTTCTTGCCGACTTTCATGATGTGCGTGATTTTGGCCCAGAACTGCGCGTTGACGGAGATGCGCGAGTACAAGGAGTCGCCGGGCCGGGCGGTTAGCCGGAGGGCAAATTCGCGCTGGAACATGAGGACGGACGTCCGTGGGGGGTTGGGCATGGCGAGAAGTTTGAAGACGAGGGGACTTGAGATCttgaattttttttagcCCGGCTGTTCATGTCCAGTCTCCTCGCAGGAGATTTTGGAAGGCCAGGTTACGTACCTGATATGGCGTATTTGAAATGCAGACATCGAACTGTGGCAACTCCGTCTTAATCACATCGCCCAATATGACCTCCAGTTTCCTCTGCTCCGGCGTCCCCTGCACACGCTTCGTCACTTCTGCCGCCATGCGAGGATCCAACTCGACGCAGATACATTTTTTGGCACGCTCCAAAATTCGTACTGTCAAATTACCAGTTCCGGGACCGATTTCCAAGACGGTGTCTGTGGGTTTTAAATATGCCTTTTCGACAATGGCGTCGGACACAccagggtttttgagaaTGTGCTGGCCGAAATTGGTGTTGAACTTGAAGACATTGTTCTTGGAGTTTGCGCCGGAATTGCTTGAGCCACCGGATGGTCGATCGTAGGGGCTGGAAGGCGCGCCGTTTCGCTTCGACTGCTTGACTTTGCCCATTGTGAAGGTGGTGGCAGTGTTGGATCTCGCGGTGAGGAGGGGCAGGTGTCGATTTGGTGTTCAAGGAAACTTTTTTCTGGGGACTGTTCTTATCGATACAGGCGCCCTGGCGTGCGAAACAGGGCTGACCATGTGAAGATTTGGGCTGCGAGGCTAAGGGAAACCCGGTCTTCTTTTCACATGGCCCATGCTTTTGCCACATGCTTGGAACGACAGGCAGCTTTCCCTGCACTGCAGCTAGACTTATCCATCAAATTTATCTTTTGCAGCGTtttgtattttattttcccTTTTGCCCGCGCAGAACGCGCACGAGAATACAATGGCGTCCAAACTCGATTTCCTCAACCAGAAGGCGCCAGAGAACTACGTCGCCGGTCTCGGTCGTGGTGCTACGGGCTTCACAACGAGATCTGACTTGGGTCCAGCACGCGACGGTCCCAGCGAAGACCAAATCAAGGAGGCTCTTGCAAAGCGCGCTGCCCAACTCGGTCTTGCGCCtgacggcaagaagaaggacgacgacgacgacgatgacgagcgATTCCAGGATCCCGATAATGAAGTTGGCCTGTTTTCCGGCGGCATCTACGacaaagatgatgaagaagccgaCCGCATATGGGAATGGGTAGATGAGCGCATGGATAGAAGGAAAAAGCAGCGCGAGGCCCGAGAACAAGCCGAGCAGGAGGAATACGAGCGCAAGAACCCCAAGATTCAACAACAATTTTCAGATTTGAAACGTGCCTTGGAGACGGTCACGGACGAAGAATGGTCGAATTTGCCCGAGGTTGGTGACTTGACGGGTAAAAATCGGCGAAGCAAGCAGGCTTTGAGGCAGAGGTTCTACGCTGTTCCAGATAGTGTGCTTGCTGCTGCGCGAGATTCTACCGAGATGAGCACCACGGTTACCGATGATGGTGTCGCGTCAAGCGCTACGGACAAGGCGGACGGGACTATGACCAACTTTGCGCAGATTGGTGCTGCCCGCGATAGAGTGCTTAAATCGAGATTGGAACAGGCATCCCGAACGAATGGCGATGCTTCGAATGGCAGTTCCACGAGCATCGATCCCCAGGGCTACATCACAAGCCTGAATAAGATGCAGATGAATGAGGCCCAAGCCCAGGTGGGAGACATCAACCGAGTGCGAGAACTTTTGCAGTCAGTGGTCAAGACGAATCCAAATAACGCACTTGGCTGGATAGCAGCAGCTCGATTGGAAGAGCTGGCGGGCAAGATTGTGGCGGCGAGAAAAACGATTGATCAGGGTTGCGAAAAGTGTCCAAAGAGCGAGGATGCTTGGCTGGAAAACATTCGACTTAATCACGACTCGCAAAACGCCAAGATTATTGCCAGAAGAGCCATTGAGGCCAACAACCGGTCTGTGAGACTGTGGGTGGAGGCCATGAGGCTGGAAAACATACccagcaacaagaagagagTCATCCGTCAAGCGTTGGACCACATACCGGAATCAGAAGCTCTCTGGAAGGAAGCCGTCAACCTGGAGGAGAACCAAGACGACGCCAAGCTGATGCTGGCAAAGGCTACGGAACTGATACCATTATCAGTCGACCTCTGGCTCGCCCTAGCACGCCTCGAGTCTCCCGAAAACGCACAAAAGGTGCTCAACAGAGCACGAAAAGCGGTGCCCACGTCCTACGAGATTTGGATTGCTGCCGCACGCCTAATGGAACAGCTCGGACAAGCTAGCAAGGGCAACGTCATGACGACGGCAGTGAGAGTCTTGGCCAAGGAATCCGCCATGCCCAAGCGGGAAGAATGGATCGCAGAGGCAGAGAAGTGCGAGGACGAAGGCGCCATCCTCACCTGCCAGAACATCATCCACGCCACGCTGGGCTGGGGTctcgacgaagacgacgaccgCAAGGATACATGGATGGAGGACGCGAGATCCAGCATCAACCGCGGCAAGTATGACACCGCCAGAGCCATCTACGCATACGCCATCCGCATCTTCTATAACAGCAGGACCTTGCGCATGGCGGCCGCTGACCTGGAGCGTAACCACGGCACCAAGGAGTCTCTCTGGGAAGTCCTCGAGCAGGCCGTGGACGCGTGCCCCACGAGCGAGGACCTGTGGATGATGCTCGCCAAGGAGAAGTGGCAAGCCGGCGAAGTCGACAACGCCCGTCTCGTCCTGAAGCGCGCATTCAACAAGAACCCCAACAATGAAGACATATGGCTGGCGGCCGTCAAGCTCGAGTCCGAGAACGACAACGCAGAACAGGCGCGCAAACTGCTTGAAATCGCGCGAGAGCAGGCCCCCACCGACCGCGTCTGGATGAAGAGCGTCGTCTTCGAACGAGTACAGGGCCAGGTCGAAACGGCGCTCGACCTCGTCCTGCAGGCCCTCCAGCTCttccccgccgccgcaaagCTCTGGATGCTGAAGGGCCAGATCTACGAGGACCTCGGCAAGACGGCCCAGGCGCGCGAGGCATACGCAGCCGGCGTAAAGGTCGTCCCCAAATCCGTCCCCCTCTGGCTCTTGTACGCGCGCCTCGAAGAAAAGTCCAGCATGACCATCAAGGCCCGCTCCGTCCTGGACAGGGCCCGCCTGGCCGTTCCCAAATCGCCTCAACTGTGGTGCGAGTCCGTACGCCTGGAGCGCCGGGCTGGAAACCTGTCGCAGGCCAAGTCCATCATGGCAAAAGCGCAGCAGGAGATCCCCAAGAGCGGCCTGCTGTGGGTCGAGCAAATCTGGCACCTCGAGCCGCGGACGCAGCGCAAACCGCGTAGTCTGGAAGCCATCAAAAAGGTTGACAAT is part of the Metarhizium brunneum chromosome 4, complete sequence genome and harbors:
- the prp1 gene encoding Pre-mRNA-splicing factor prp1, which produces MASKLDFLNQKAPENYVAGLGRGATGFTTRSDLGPARDGPSEDQIKEALAKRAAQLGLAPDGKKKDDDDDDDERFQDPDNEVGLFSGGIYDKDDEEADRIWEWVDERMDRRKKQREAREQAEQEEYERKNPKIQQQFSDLKRALETVTDEEWSNLPEVGDLTGKNRRSKQALRQRFYAVPDSVLAAARDSTEMSTTVTDDGVASSATDKADGTMTNFAQIGAARDRVLKSRLEQASRTNGDASNGSSTSIDPQGYITSLNKMQMNEAQAQVGDINRVRELLQSVVKTNPNNALGWIAAARLEELAGKIVAARKTIDQGCEKCPKSEDAWLENIRLNHDSQNAKIIARRAIEANNRSVRLWVEAMRLENIPSNKKRVIRQALDHIPESEALWKEAVNLEENQDDAKLMLAKATELIPLSVDLWLALARLESPENAQKVLNRARKAVPTSYEIWIAAARLMEQLGQASKGNVMTTAVRVLAKESAMPKREEWIAEAEKCEDEGAILTCQNIIHATLGWGLDEDDDRKDTWMEDARSSINRGKYDTARAIYAYAIRIFYNSRTLRMAAADLERNHGTKESLWEVLEQAVDACPTSEDLWMMLAKEKWQAGEVDNARLVLKRAFNKNPNNEDIWLAAVKLESENDNAEQARKLLEIAREQAPTDRVWMKSVVFERVQGQVETALDLVLQALQLFPAAAKLWMLKGQIYEDLGKTAQAREAYAAGVKVVPKSVPLWLLYARLEEKSSMTIKARSVLDRARLAVPKSPQLWCESVRLERRAGNLSQAKSIMAKAQQEIPKSGLLWVEQIWHLEPRTQRKPRSLEAIKKVDNDPLLFVGVARIFWADRKLEKAQNWFEKALVLDSDSGDSWAWYYRFLCQHGTEEKRSEVASKCVLSEPRHGEVWERVAKEPRNARKGVEEILKLVAEELES
- the DIM1 gene encoding Dimethyladenosine transferase; translation: MGKVKQSKRNGAPSSPYDRPSGGSSNSGANSKNNVFKFNTNFGQHILKNPGVSDAIVEKAYLKPTDTVLEIGPGTGNLTVRILERAKKCICVELDPRMAAEVTKRVQGTPEQRKLEVILGDVIKTELPQFDVCISNTPYQISSPLVFKLLAMPNPPRTSVLMFQREFALRLTARPGDSLYSRISVNAQFWAKITHIMKVGKNNFRPPPQVESSVVRIEPKVGKDRPNVSWDEWDGLLRVCFVRKNKTLRASWLGTREVLTMVEKNYRTWCAMNGVAVDETLVEGDDAEEEMDTDAGAGAGLGAEEGDGMDVDDDDAPDFFKQMTRSAGSAPKTKSKRKKTKVAELVREKIRKVLEDVTELADKRAGKCDENDFLRLLFAFNEEGIHFS